A window from Canis aureus isolate CA01 chromosome 23, VMU_Caureus_v.1.0, whole genome shotgun sequence encodes these proteins:
- the LOC144294615 gene encoding calcitonin receptor-stimulating peptide 1 yields MVLLSVLGYRRKWVTQTIRYCDLSPHWLLRAPGPPAQTQSGGNKSSCWCWEAAEPLLSSRVPATSTVPSPDIGRQHCHSCRRLCSEPPAACRQRSVMGFWKFSPFLVLGILALYQVGFLQAAPFRSALENPPDSGVRNEEELRLLLAAVMKDYMQMKTHELEQEQETEGSRVAVQKRSCNSATCVAHWLGGLLSRAGSVANTNLLPTSMGFKVYNRRRRELKA; encoded by the exons ATGGTCCTGCTGAGTGTTCTAGGTTATAGACGCAAATGGGTGACACAAACCATCAGGTACTGCGATCTGTCTCCTCATTGGTTGCTCAGAGCTCCTGGACCCCCCGCCCAGACCCAGAGCGGCGGGAATAAGAGCAGCTGCTGGTGCTGGGAGGCAGCAGAGCCACTGCTCAGCTCAAGGGTCCCTGCCACATCCACGGTGCCATCGCCTGACATCGGACGCCAACACTGCCACAGCTGCCGCCGCCTGTGCTCCGAGCCACCGGCTGCCTGCAGACAG AGAAGCGTCATGGGCTTCTGGAAGTTCTCCCCTTTCCTGGTTCTCGGCATCCTGGCGCTGTACCAGGTGGGCTTCCTCCAGGCAGCACCATTCAG gTCTGCTTTGGAAAATCCTCCAGACTCTGGTGTGCGCAATGAGGAGGAATTGCGCCTCCTCCTGGCTGCAGTGATGAAGGACTATATGCAGATGAAGACTCATGagctggagcaggagcaggagactGAGggctccag GGTTGCTGTCCAGAAGAGATCCTGCAACTCTGCCACCTGTGTGGCCCATTGGCTGGGAGGCTTGCTGAGCAGAGCCGGAAGTGTGGCAAACACCAACTTGCTGCCCACCAGCATGGGCTTCAAGGTCTACAATCGACGCCGCAGGGAACTTAAGGCTTAA